The Sporosarcina sp. Marseille-Q4943 genome includes the window TACTCATCTGCTTCCCCGGCATCGCATCGAGTGTGAAACGGGCAGCTACTTCTGATACCCGTTCCGAGCCCTTTGTGATGACGATGAATTGGATGATAATCAAAATGACAAAGACGACAAGACCGACAACGATATTTCCACCGGTTACAAACGTACCGAACGTGTCAACGACTCCGCCAGCATCCCCTTGTGAAAGGATGGCACGGGTAGTTGAAACGTTCAAACCTAGCCGGAAGAGCGTCAACAGTAAAAGAAGTGAAGGAAATATCGAAAACTGTAATGCTTCCTGCATATTCATCGATGTCAAAAGGACTAAGAGTGCAAGTGTAATATTGATAATGATCAGAAAGCTAAGAAGCCAAGGCGGTAACGGGATGACGAGCATTGCAACGATCATTATGACTGCTGCCAACACTCCAATATCTCTAAATTGCATGCCATCCCCACTTTCTCAAAATATATTATCAATCACGCCTAGGCGTAATTGCGTTCGGATCGTTATTTGAATTAGCAATTCTGCTGATTCAGGTTAGATTTTCCGTTGAATGCGATATACATATGCCAATATTTCAGCGACCGTCTTGAAAAACTGGTCCGGAATACGACCTCCGATTTCCACATCATCATAGAGCGCCCTTGCAAGAGGGCGATTTTCCACCATGACGATATTGTGCTCTTTCGCAATCAGCTTGATTTTCTGTGCGACAAAGTCGGCTCCCTTTGCAATAACGACGGGGGCGTCCATCTTTTCATCATCATATTTTAAAGCGATTGCAAAGTGGGTCGGATTCGTGATGACCACATCTGCTTGAGGCACTTCCTGCATCATCCTTCGCATCGCCATTTCCCTTTGACGCTGTTTAATGCGCGATTTGATGATTGGATCCCCTTCTGTATTTTTATACTCATCTTTAATATCCTGTTTGGACATCCGTAAGTTTTTTTCATAATCAAATTTCTGATAAAAATAGTCCAAGATTGATATGAATAAGAGGACGAAGGATGCGACGATTCCCATTAAGGCGACCAACTGGCCGACAATCACCAACGTGTCATGGGGTGTCTTGAACGCCAGCCCTAAAACTTTTTCGATGTTTGTCATCAGGAGGAACGTCGTCACTGATCCGATAAATGAGATCTTTAACAAAGACTTCAATAATTCAACGAGGGCTCGAATGGAAAATATCCGTTTCAATCCTTTAATCGGATCAATCTTTTTTAAATCGAATTTTAACGGCTCAGCCGTAAATAACAATCCGAATTGCATCAGGTTGCCAACGATGCCGGCGATCACCGCAATTGCCATAACGGGTAGGAGAATATAAGCCATTTGGACAATCATTTCTATGTAAAGAATCATTGCTTGATCGATATCCAATTCCTTGATTGAAATGGACTCTGTAAATGAATGTGTAAAAAAAACAAAGAACCGGTCCTTCATGAAGCCGGCACTGAAAAAAAGGAATAGGAATACGAAAAGAAGAACAATTGCAGTAGTTACATCTTGGCTCTTTAATACTTGTCCCTTCTTACGGGAATCCTGTCGTTTCTTCGGAGTGGCTTTCTCTGTCTTTTCGCCTGCAAAGAACTGTAAGTCCAAACGAATCATTTATCAGCCACCTCCCAAGATGATCATCAAATCCCTCATCGCCGACATCATCACTTCAAACAGTTTGCGCATCATCGCAATCATGACCGTGAACATCGTCACAAGTACAAGAAAACTGACTCCAATTTTAATTGGGAAACCGACAACGAATATATTCAGTTGAGGAACCGTCCTCGCCGTTATTCCCAAAGCCAAGTCGACGAGAAATAAAGTGGCGACGATCGGTACAGACATTTGAAAGGCGATAGCGAACGTCGTAGCAAATGTTCTTATGACGAATTCGATTAGCCGTTCTTCACCGAATGCTGGCCAAAGCATGTCTATCGGAATAAAGCGATAACTGTAGAAGATGCCGTCCAGGAGCATATGATGGCCATTCAGCGTCAGCAAAAGCAAAATGGCGAGCGCATTGAAAAACTGACCAAGCAATGGCGATTGGGCGCCAGTTTGAGGATCGATGACGTTTGCAATGGCGAAGCCCATTTGGAAGTCGATAAAGCCGCCTGCAATTTGAATGGCAGACATGACGATATAGGCAATAATTCCGATGAATAGGCCAGTAGTGGCTTCCTTGATGACAAGGAGTATGTATGTACCATCGATTTCAAGGACGGGGGCATCTATTGTATAAACCATCATCCAAGATAATAATGCGGCAAAGATGATCCTTTGCGTCGTTGGAATCGCCCGATAAGAAAACAAAGGGACAGTTACGATGAATGCGGTCACTCTTGTTAAAATGAGTAAGTAGGCGGCTAACGAAGGAATCAGTTCTTCCATTCCATCACCCTATATACCGGACTAGATTATCGAAAATGTCTGTCGCGAATGCTGTGACCCTGGCTAACATCCAAGGTCCGAAAAAGACGAGAGCTACAAGGACAGCAATGATTTTTGGAACAAATGCCAATGTCTGCTCCTGGATCTGTGTCGTTGCCTGAAATATGCTGACGATCAACCCGGATACCAATGCGACAATTAACAGAGGACCGGAAGTTAATAAAATGACCCAAACCGACCGCTCGGCTATTGCTATAATTAATTCGCCTGTCATTATTAACCACTCCTCAACTGTAAAATTGCCGATTCTCCTATACGGAGATGACAGGTGACCAAAACTTTGAATCTAGAAACTTTGCAATAAAGACTTGACGATGAGATACCATCCATCAACAAGGACAAACAATAAAATCTTAAATGGCAAGGAAATCATGACCGGCGGCAACATCATCATCCCCATGGACATGAGCACACTTGCAACAATCATATCAATGACTAGAAAGGGAATGAAAATCATGAAGCCCATTTGGAATGCTGTCTTAATTTCACTTAATGCGAAAGCCGGTACTAACATTGTCAATGGTATGTCTTCTAACGTTTCAGGACGCTCCGCTTGATTGTATCGTAAGAATAATTCCAAATCCTTCTGTCGAGTATGTTTGCTCATGAATTCTTTGAACGGTAGACTAGCATTTTCATAAGCTTCCTCAAGCGTAATCTCTTCAGCGAAAAGCGGCGACAGAGCTGTTTCATTCACCTTCTGGAAAGTCGGCGCCATGACAAAGAACGTCAAAAACAATGCGAGTCCGACAATGACTTGGTTTGGCGGCATTTGCTGCGTTGCCAATGCAGTTCTTACAAAAGATAAAACGATGATGATGCGGGCAAATGATGTCATGAGAATAAGGATTGCCGGCGCAAGTGACAGGACGGTGAGAAGGAGAAGCATTTTGATGGATGTCGATACATTTGTCGGGTTGCTGTCCGAAAAAAACTGGACGAAATCATTCATCTTTTCTGCTCTCCTTTTCTGCCAATCGGTTCAAATGTTTTTTTCGCTCAGCTTTTAATTCATCAAGCTTCGACGTGAACATTTTCTTGAAATCAGCCGGTTGATCGCGATCATCTGTTGCGTCACCTTTATTCTGAGGAATCATTGTAAGCAACTTACTCACCAAGCCTGTTGGAGATTGATACTCATCCTCGTCGAAATAACTTTCCAATGCTCGAATCTCTTCGGGATCGGTAATCTCTTTCAACAGCCTCACTTCGTCACCTACGCCAATAAGATAATAGGAATCACCGATTACGACCAATTGTATGGATTTCTGTTGCCCTAACGAGAGTCCACCTACATTCTTCATCAATCGATGCTGGTCGAACATTCGATTCTTCCGGTTAATGAACTTCAAAAGAGCAAAAAGAAGACCGACTACAAAAAGCAATGCTAATAGCGTCTTCGTATAATCCCACCATGACAAGCCGACAGCTGCCCCGTCTTGCGAGCGGTCGGCAGCTGGTTCGTCTTTATCGATCACTTCTGTAATGTCTTGGCCACCGTCTTCATCCGTTCCGTACCAATCAGATACCGAATCATTCGAATCGGCATCTGCATATGTTTCGACAGGTGTTACACCCAAAAGGCTGATGGCTAGCAAGAAAAAGAATGAATGCTTTAGCATAGCTGATAGTTTCATAATTAACCTAAAGCTTTTTGGATCGCTTCGACGACACGGTCAGCTTGGAACGGCTTTACAATGAAATCTTTTGCTCCTGCTTGGATTGCATCGATGACCATTGCTTGCTGCCCCATAGCGGAACACATGATGATTGTCGCTGACGGGTCCTTCTCTTTAATGGCTTTCAACGCAGCAATACCGTCCATTTCAGGCATTGTAATATCCATCGTTACTAGATCCGGTTTCAATTCCATATATTTTTCAACGGCTTGCGCACCGTCGGCGGCTTCACCAACCACTTCAAAATTGTTCTTCGTCAAAATATCTTTGATCATCATACGCATGAAAGCCGCATCATCTACTATTAAAATACGTTTACCCATTCTCTTGACCTCCCGGATCCTATCGTAAATTATTTAATCTCTCTGTTTGGCTTAAAATATCCGTTATCCGCACCCCGAAGTTCTCATCGATGACGACGACTTCCCCTTTGGCGATATGACGGTTATTCACTAATATATCGACCGGTTCCCCCGCCAACTTATCCAATTCTATGATGGAGCCACTGGACATTTCAAGGATTTCTTTCACCGATCGCTTTGTCCTTCCAAGTTCCACAGTCACTTGCAAAGGGATATCCAACAACATATTCAAATTATTCGTTTCTGCTTGATTCAACGAAGGCCCTTCAAAGCTTGCAAAGCGGGCTTGCTGAACATGCACAGGCGGTTGTTGCTGCCTTTGTGGCCTTTGTGATATTTGTTGCGGAACTGGCTGTTCGTAATAAGGTTGTTCATAATAGGGTTGCTCTGTCTGTTGCGACGCACTTTGCCCACTGCTGAAGTCGGAAAGGGCATCTTGTGGAAATTCATTACGTTTCGGTTGCTCATAAGGTGAAGTAGGTCTGGCGGGAGTTTCCAAAGAAACTGCAGCTTCCTCTTCTGCACCCATGCCCATGAGCGATGCAACTAGATTTTTTCCGAATTGGAGCGGAAATAGCTGCATAATATTGGAGTCGATCAAATTTCCGACTTTTAATTCGAAGGATACTTTGATCATCATTTCATCCTTTGGAATCTTTTCAGTTCCAACTTCACTTTGCATATTCATCAAGTCAATCGATGGTGGGGAAATATCCACTTTCTTATTAAAAACAGTGGACATCGACGTTGCGGCCGAGCCCATCATTTGGTTCATCGCCTCTTGAACAGCACTCAAATGGATTTCGTTCAGTTCTTCATCTGGAGCCATCCCATCTCCGCCAAGCATGAGATCGGCAATGATCGCTGCGTCACTTTGTTTAATGACAAGTAGATTTGTCCCATTCAAACCTTCCGTATATTCCACTTGTACTGCCACATATGGATGTATGAATTCGGTTTCTAGCATACTGCGATCGACTACAGAGATTGCGGGTGTCGTAATTTCCACTTTTTGTCCGAGCAATGAAGAGAGGGCTGTCGCAGAGCTGCCGAAGGAAATATTTCCGACTTCCCCTAATGCGTCTTTCTCCATTTCACTTAATTGGTTGTCAAAATCCTGATGTTCAGAGGACGATGTTGCCGTTTCTTCCGCGCGAATCGGTTCTCCGCGCAGCAACGCTTCGATTTCTTCCTGAGAAAGCACATTATCACTCATCATCTTCATCCCCTCCGTTCAATATATCAATTATTTGCACAGCCATCCTGTTTCGAAGATGTCCGGGCTGTGCTATGAATTTTGGTATGTCTCCCACCTTTACAATTAAGGGGTCTTCAATTTTCCGATCAAGGGAAATGACATCCCCGACTTGAAGATACAAGAAATCTTCTACCGACATGGAACCTTTTCCTAATTCGGTTGTAAGCGGCAAGGTCGCTTGCTTCAACCGTTTTTCCAAAATGATGCTTTGTTCAGGCGTCGGTTCCTTCTTATTTGTCTGCATCCAATAACGGACCGATAAATTCGGGACGATTGGCTCGAGGACGACATGCGGAATGCAAATATTGATCATGCCGCTCGATTCTCCGATGACGATATTAAACGAAATGACGACAACCGTTTCATTCGGCGAAATCATTTGAAGGAATTGTGGATTCACTTCCATTTCAGATAGGAACGGATCAATTTCAATGATGCCTGCCCAGGCTTCACGTAAATTATCGAATGACCGTTCGAAAAGGTTGGTCAATATCTTCGTTTCGATTTCAGTCATATTATCCACTTTACCAGGTCCTTCTCCCACCCCGCCCATCAATCGGTCTAGCATGGAATAGGCGACGTTCGGATTGACTTCCATAATGATATTTCCTTCAAGTGGCGGCACTTCGAAAATATTGAGCAACGTCATATTTGGAATGGATCGGATGAATTCCTCAAAAGGAATTTGATCGACCGAAGCGACATTTATTTGAATATAAGTCCGCAATTGGGCAGAGAAATAAGTCGTCAACAATCTTGCAAAATTCTCGTGGATTCGTGTCAAGCTACGGATCTGATCTTTCGAGAAGCGAAGGGCACGCTTGAAATCATATACTTTGACCTTCCGGGTCTCATCTTCCTTCTTCATCTCTTCCGCTGACATTTCACCTGTCGATAATGCTGATAATAAAGCATCAATTTCATGTTGGGATAAAATATCTCCCGGCATAAGGCCACCTCCCGGCATTGTATATGTCCATCATTTTGTTATTGGATAATATAAGACACGATGTACACTTTTTCAATCTCACCCTCTTGCATGAGAGGATTCAATTGTGATTTGATGGAATCTTCGAATGCCTGCTTCCCTGCTTTTCCTTCAAAGTCTTTTGAGGTCATCTCAGATAGCTCCTGGATGACGATGTTTTGAACTTGGAAATCCCGTTTCGCCAGTTCTGCAGCGGCTTTCTTGTTCGTCGTTTGGATTTTCAATGAAATGCGTATAAATTGACGGCCAGATAAATTTGTCATGATTTCCGGTACGTCGACGGACGCTTCAAGGATTTCATCAATCGTCGGCTCTGTATCCGCAGAATCCCCTTTTAATTGGAGGGTGAGGATCAGGCCGATTATCCCGACTAGTGTCAAGGTTACTACAATGATTAATGCGATTGTCAATGCTTTATTTTTCATCTTCTTCACCCCGGATATGCGGATTCGATAGTAGTTGGACCGATTGATAAAAATCAATGATACGGCGATTGACTTCGTCGATTGGGTCCAGGACGACGTATTTGGTGCCGGTCGTCAATGTGATGGTCGTATCGGGAAACGATTCGATCGTTTCTATGTATAGAGCGTTCAACATGAACGCTTTGCCGTTGAGGCGTGTAACTTTGATCATATGTAAGGGGCCGGGCACAGGGCCGGCCCGACCCTCCTTTGCTAAAAACGCATAAAGTTGTTTACTTGCGCATAAACTCGTTGAATGACGCATAAATCGCAACAAATGCGCATAATTCTTATGAAAAGCTCATAAATGCCTATAATGAAGCATAAATGCCTCTAGAAGCGCATAAGAGGATTCTAACTTATAACTTAGTCCGTTGCTTTTCGTTTCAGCACTCGCTTTCCGCGGGCATGGCTTGAGCCTCCTCGTCCGCTTCGCTCCCTGCGGGGTCTCAAGGCTCATGCTATTCCCGCAGGAGTCTCGCGCTTGCACTTCAAGCAACTACAGCTACTAAATAAAGATCTATTAATTAAAGAAGTAATAGTTATTATATATCAATAGGTTCATATACTTATCGTTTTAAATTGACAAGTTCTTGAAGGATTTCATCAGATGTCGTAATGATACGTGTGTTTGCTTGGAAACCACGCTGTGCAACGATCATTTCAGTGAATTCCTCGGCTAGGTCGACGTTGGACATTTCTAGGAAGCCAGATTCCACTTTTCCCATACCTTGCTCAGTAGCTGTGGAATAAAACACTGTACCAGAGTTAGCGGATTCTTGGAAGTAATTCCCTCCCACTTTATTCAATCCCCCAGGGTTTGAGAATTTCCCCATCACTAACTGTCCTGCGTATTTCAATTCTCCTGCTGAGTCTACGAATGTGACCGTTCCATTTTGAGAAACTGACATACTTTGAGCATCTGTTGGAATACGAATAGGTTTTTCTGCTGCGCCCGCAGGTACTGCAGGTTTTGTTCCATCAGCGTTTGAGACGATCGCTGGAAAACCATCCGCCTTTGGAAATGCCGTCCCTGCATCAGTAGCACCATTACCAGCAGCAAAGCCATATAGGTATTTTCCATCTGCATTGACTAAATAGCCATCATTATCCATATAAAAGTTCCCTGCGCGTGTGTAGGTTGGGTTTGTAAAGCTAGTTGCTGTACCATCAGATACTATAAAAAACCCATCGCCAGCAACCGCTAAATCAAGTGTATTTCCCGTAAACTGCGTTGAACCACCAGTATGCATAGTGTCAATTGCCGCAATTTGAGAACCAAGCCCAACTTGTTTCGGATTGACACCTCCACGTGTTGCACTTCCAGCTGAAGCACCCGCCACTGTCTGCGAGATCAAATCCTTGAATATAACTCTACCTTTCTTAAATCCATAAGTATTAACATTTGATATATTATTCCCGATAACATCCAATTTCGTTTGGAAGTTCCGTAGACCTGAGATTCCTGAGTACATTGATCGTAACATGTTTAATTTTTCCCCTCTCGGATTATGAAATGTACTGCCTCTGTCAGTCGGCAGTACGTCGGCATCCTCTTTCTGAGGTCCTGCCGTTGTTAGCTGAGCACGATTGTGCCGTCGATGTTTGTGAATAATTGATCTTTCGCTTCCTTGCGGTCCATCGCTGTAATGACGGTGGAATTTTTTGCGCTGATGATGAGTGCTGCTTGATCCATCAGTACAAGAGATTCTTTGATTCCCTTCACTTTTGCTTCATTCACCTTGTCTGTGATGTGAGCCCATTCAGTTTCTGAAATATGAATGTTCCGCTCTTTCAGCCTGTCATTTGCATGTTTGCTGATTTTTAATTCTTGTGGCTGGATTGCCTTGTTCAGCTGTTCAATAAAAGACTGTTTCGGCTGGGGCGGAGTTTTCAATGGTTGTCTATGGCGGATGAGTGGCTGCGATGGAACGTGGTGGATGTTTAACTTATTCATACACTCGCTCCTCTTTTCTTATTGGCTAATGGAAGTGAATGAGTTTCCGTCGAGTCTACTGCCGTCATCCAAAATATATTGAAGTTTCCCTTCTCTATTTGAAACAGATATGACAGTTCCTGACTTTTCCTCTTCTCCGTCCATATATCCGACTGTTTTCCCAATTAAAAGACTGGCTTCTACTAAACTATTTGTACTTCCAGAACCTGATAGCACTTCTGAAATATTGCCGGGTGCGAGTTCCTTCCCGTCTGCCATTGTAAAGACGACAGATCCGTTCACAAATTTCGCTGATTGGATGACGCCTGTCCCTTCATTGACAATCGGTTTGCCCGCTTCGTCTTTCTTATCGGTCAATTCATGCCAGCGGACATTCTTTCCGACGAATTGGTTGTATTGAATCAATTGGGATTGGTTTTGTGCCTCGGCGAACTTTTCGAATGCACTTGCCAAGTTCATCGTTTGTTCCAATGACGAAAACTGTGCCATCTGCGCGATGAATTCGTTATCTTTCATCGGGTTCGTCGGATCCTGGTTTTGCAGTTGCGCAATAAGGATTTTCATGAAAGCGTCCTTGCCCATCGTATCCGGCCCTGTTTTCCGTTGATCTCGCTGTTTATTAAGTAGAAACATCGATTCGGTAATCGGTTTTTGTCCCTCTACCATTCACTACACCTCCAGTTCGATCATATATTCATCGAAAGATTGTTCTTCATCAGTTGATTTGTTTTGCTTGTTATCGTCTGACTGTTGCTCACGCTTGAACTGTTCATTAAAAGATTGTTCACGTTCGTTCCTATGTGATTCTTGGAGAGTCTGGGCAACGTCAATGCGGTCGACTTGTAAGTTCTGTTGATTGAATGCGTGTTTCAGTTGATGCAGCTGGCTGTCAAGCAGTCCTTTTGCAAATGCCGTCGATGCAAGGATTCTCGCTGTCATGATTCCGTTTGTTTCAAGCAGTTCGATACGGATTTGGCCAAGATGTTCGGGATATAGTTTGATAAGCATCCGATTGGATCCGCCTACTTGTCCGAAATTGGCCCTTTTCATGAGCGCTTGCATTTCCTTCAATAAAGACTCGCTTCGATTCGTTTGATTCGACTCGGCTTGCTGTACTGGCACTTCGCCTCTAACTGTTGTAGCAGCTACGTGCGCTGAACTCGCATGCGATGTTGTATCGGCATGTTTCTGTCCTGAGCTTTCAGCATTCGTTGAAGTTCCAGAATTCGTTTCAAGAACGATTCTGAAGTCTGTTTTTTGTTGGATGAATGGCAGCTGCTCCTGTTTTCCTATCGCCAGTATTCCCTGCTCGAATTGTCCAGCAGCACTTGTAAGCATATTGCGGAAACTGTCGGCCTTCTGCTCCATCGAAATGACCATGTCAACTTTTGACGTAAGCAAGTCTACCGCTTTTAAAATCGATAGGAGCTGGGTAGCTTCATTCCTAGAAGCCGGATTTTGAAGAGCTTCATTCAGATGATCAAAAAATCGAATTCCCGCTTCGTCGATCATGTTTAGTAATGACCACATGTCAGAGGCCATGGTAAGTTCCTCTGTTTCAGCTTTTGTCATACCGGCTTTCTCTAACAATTGTTTTAGCCTGTCGAGAATTGATTCCGGATTGATCGACAACAGCTTTGCAAAATCCTCCAAGTCTCCTTTGTTCCCCAATGCTTCGACACTAGTAGACAACTCGATATTGTCGCTACCTGGAATCGCTTGTATCGCTTTCTCCAACTCTTCCATGGTTGACGCATTGAATACATTTGGAATCAATTCGATCGGGAGTTCTCCGTCAACCGAACGCTTCGGTTCTACATCCCGCGTGGAAATACCGGCGAACACTGCGCCGAATTTCGAAGTTGCCGTGCCGCCTTTTTGCGGATTACTAGCTGAAATTTGTTTCATGCCAACCATCGTTGGCAATGCACCGATGTTCACTCTGTTGTTCACCTCCCCTCAATGTGTGGCACCTTCACTACCGCCTATTTTGTCATGAGACTCGTATACTTTGCGGCGTCTTCAGGCGACATCTTTTCTAATATCGGTGCGAGAACTTCAGGTTTTAGCTTGGTAAGTATCTCAATCGCCTCCGCATCACTCATTTTTGTAATGACCGGTGCTGCGGATTTTGCAGACATTTTTTCGAACGTTGAAATAATTTCCTTCATGTCACGTTTATAGTCTTCTTTTTCCATTTTCAAAGCTTCTATTTGCGCTAACAAGCTAGTCTGCTCGTCGAGAAGAACCTTTTTTTCGTCCTCTGATTTCGCCAGGTTTTCCTGAAGCTTGAATAGTTGCGCTTCCTTCTCCTGGATTTCCGCTTGCAATTCGACGACTCTTTCTTCGATGATCAAGTCATCTTCATTTTCGTCATCGGCCTGCTTCTGATCAGTAAACGGAAGGGATTTGGACCATTCCTTCGCTTTGTCAAAGACGTTAACGTCGGCGACATATGCAATGATCAATAGCACCATCGTTGTGAAGAGCAATGGAATGAGCGTCCATAGCAACACTTCTTGGAAGAGACGGGTGCTTTTCTTCTTTTCGACGATTTTTTTGTCAGCATGCAGTTTTGAATTCCTCGCCAAGTTACCACCCTGTTTCTCTTCTATGGAACTTCAATGTTGATAATTCATCCAACAAACTTGCTTCCGCCTGTTCCATTTCAGTACGATAATGTTCTTTATCTATTTCCTTCATCTTTTCGAACTTTTTCACTTCGATCGTTTTCTCAAGCAATTTCTCCTCGAACCAGTTCATTTTGGAGCGGGCTTTAATGACTTCACGTTGCAGTACTTCTATCCTTTTATCGAGACTATCGATAAATCGAGCGTAGTGATGGATTTCATTAATCGAAAAGCCCATTTTCATCTTTTCCTGATGGTCGGCAATGACGTCTTCCTTCCGCTTCAAGAGCTCATACAGTTCAGTTGCGATTGTTTCAAAAGAATCGACCGCTTTCTTGAATTCTATTTCGGTCTCCGTCTTCTCCTGTTCCCGGTATGTGAGCACTTTTTCAAATCGGTATTCGTAAGGTTTCATCATTTACCTCCTCCTGGAGCAAGTGATACCAATTCTTCGATTGATTCTTCCATTCTCACATTCTCTTTATAGCTTTGTTTCAAAAAGTTGGTAATATGCGATTCGTATTCAATCGCTTCGTCGATTTCCCTCGACGTTCCCCGCTTATATGCACCGATATTGATGAGATCTTCCGACTTGTCATACGTGTAATACAATTCACGGAGCTTTTCAGCCGCCTTCACATGTTCCGGGTCGGCTATGTGATTCATAAGCCGGCTCACACTTTTCAAGACGTTTATCGCCGGGTATTGTCCTTTGTTGGCGAGCGTCCTGTCCAAGACGATATGACCATCGAGTATTCCTCGGACCGCATCCGCAATCGGTTCGTTCATGTCGTCACCATCTACGAGAACTGTGTAAAACGCTGTAATCGCACCGACATCATTCGTCCCGGTCCTTTCAAGCAGTTTCGGTAAAATCGCGAATACGGACGGAGTATAACCTCGGGTAGCAGGAGGTTCCCCGACTGCAAGGCCGATTTCCCTTTGCGCCATCGCGACCCGGGTGACAGAATCCATCATAAGCATGACGTTCATCCCTTTATCACGGA containing:
- the flgG gene encoding flagellar basal body rod protein FlgG, translated to MLRSMYSGISGLRNFQTKLDVIGNNISNVNTYGFKKGRVIFKDLISQTVAGASAGSATRGGVNPKQVGLGSQIAAIDTMHTGGSTQFTGNTLDLAVAGDGFFIVSDGTATSFTNPTYTRAGNFYMDNDGYLVNADGKYLYGFAAGNGATDAGTAFPKADGFPAIVSNADGTKPAVPAGAAEKPIRIPTDAQSMSVSQNGTVTFVDSAGELKYAGQLVMGKFSNPGGLNKVGGNYFQESANSGTVFYSTATEQGMGKVESGFLEMSNVDLAEEFTEMIVAQRGFQANTRIITTSDEILQELVNLKR
- a CDS encoding TIGR02530 family flagellar biosynthesis protein, which encodes MNKLNIHHVPSQPLIRHRQPLKTPPQPKQSFIEQLNKAIQPQELKISKHANDRLKERNIHISETEWAHITDKVNEAKVKGIKESLVLMDQAALIISAKNSTVITAMDRKEAKDQLFTNIDGTIVLS
- the flgD gene encoding flagellar hook assembly protein FlgD; the encoded protein is MVEGQKPITESMFLLNKQRDQRKTGPDTMGKDAFMKILIAQLQNQDPTNPMKDNEFIAQMAQFSSLEQTMNLASAFEKFAEAQNQSQLIQYNQFVGKNVRWHELTDKKDEAGKPIVNEGTGVIQSAKFVNGSVVFTMADGKELAPGNISEVLSGSGSTNSLVEASLLIGKTVGYMDGEEEKSGTVISVSNREGKLQYILDDGSRLDGNSFTSISQ
- a CDS encoding flagellar hook-length control protein FliK, coding for MNIGALPTMVGMKQISASNPQKGGTATSKFGAVFAGISTRDVEPKRSVDGELPIELIPNVFNASTMEELEKAIQAIPGSDNIELSTSVEALGNKGDLEDFAKLLSINPESILDRLKQLLEKAGMTKAETEELTMASDMWSLLNMIDEAGIRFFDHLNEALQNPASRNEATQLLSILKAVDLLTSKVDMVISMEQKADSFRNMLTSAAGQFEQGILAIGKQEQLPFIQQKTDFRIVLETNSGTSTNAESSGQKHADTTSHASSAHVAATTVRGEVPVQQAESNQTNRSESLLKEMQALMKRANFGQVGGSNRMLIKLYPEHLGQIRIELLETNGIMTARILASTAFAKGLLDSQLHQLKHAFNQQNLQVDRIDVAQTLQESHRNEREQSFNEQFKREQQSDDNKQNKSTDEEQSFDEYMIELEV
- a CDS encoding MotE family protein — translated: MARNSKLHADKKIVEKKKSTRLFQEVLLWTLIPLLFTTMVLLIIAYVADVNVFDKAKEWSKSLPFTDQKQADDENEDDLIIEERVVELQAEIQEKEAQLFKLQENLAKSEDEKKVLLDEQTSLLAQIEALKMEKEDYKRDMKEIISTFEKMSAKSAAPVITKMSDAEAIEILTKLKPEVLAPILEKMSPEDAAKYTSLMTK
- the fliJ gene encoding flagellar export protein FliJ, with the protein product MMKPYEYRFEKVLTYREQEKTETEIEFKKAVDSFETIATELYELLKRKEDVIADHQEKMKMGFSINEIHHYARFIDSLDKRIEVLQREVIKARSKMNWFEEKLLEKTIEVKKFEKMKEIDKEHYRTEMEQAEASLLDELSTLKFHRRETGW